From one Astatotilapia calliptera chromosome 10, fAstCal1.2, whole genome shotgun sequence genomic stretch:
- the LOC113030483 gene encoding cytokine receptor common subunit gamma-like isoform X2 has protein sequence MMPTRLLLLLCLIGPVFAIEAPDVDCLIINLKNVSCTWNKKGTPKVNYTFYSSFFNKKEKSCPQYLTENNMNIGCIQPFKLNPPTNLTVLNGSDFNLWFYWNHTSPARLHCVESEVRFRTNNNNWGSSKVSPEIQKYCINSPSGSSRYELQVRNRIDDSCGSSDFWSDWSEPVFWGSNSSIDSDSVPLWMTLLYVVGAITLILLVVMLLQRERLKIILIPAVPKPSPILHDIEDWFQLSKGLKENFKASYNEQVCPVREYNYVSQSDSMNSDDSTSSVSTNQTHCSVSIDVNDAEDLYVPLSSSSSQVPSEEVLQVSD, from the exons ATGATGCCGACGAGACTGCTTCTACTTCTCTGTCTTATCGGACCTGTGTTTGCCATAGAAGCCCCTG ATGTGGATTGCTTGATTAtcaatttgaaaaatgtttcctGTACCTGGAATAAGAAGGGGACACCAAAGGTCAACTACACCTTCTATAGTAG TTTCttcaataagaaagaaaaaagctgccCACAGTATTTGACAGAGAACAACATGAACATTGGATGCATCCAGCCAT TCAAGTTAAATCCACCAACCAACCTGACTGTTCTCAATGGATCAGACTTTAACTTGTGGTTTTACTGGAACCACACTTCTCCTGCTCGTCTACATTGTGTGGAGAGTGAGGTCCGCTTCAGGACAAACAACAATAACTGGGGG TCCTCTAAAGTTAGCCCCGAGATACAGAAGTACTGCATCAACTCGCCCTCGGGAAGTTCCCGATATGAGCTGCAAGTGCGGAACAGAATAGATGATTCCTGTGGATCGTCTGACTTCTGGAGTGATTGGAGTGAACCTGTGTTCTGGGGATCCAACAGCAGCATAG ACTCTGACTCAGTGCCTCTGTGGATGACATTGCTCTATGTGGTGGGTGCCATCACCCTCATCCTGCTGGTGGTGATGTTACTGCAACGTGAAAG GCTCAAAATCATCCTGATCCCTGCAGTTCCCAAACCATCCCCGATTCTTCATGACATTGAG GACTGGTTTCAGCTCTCCAAAGGTCTGAAAGAAAATTTTAAAGCAAGCTACAATGAGCAGGTCTGCCCTGTGCGTGAGTACAACTACGTCTCCCAGTCTGACAGCATGAACTCTGACGactccacctcctctgtcaGCACCAACCAAACCCACTGCTCTGTGTCCATCGATGTGAACGATGCAGAAGATCTGTACGTCCCCTTGTCCTCTTCCAGCTCCCAAGTTCCATCTGAGGAGGTGCTGCAGGTTTCTGACTAA
- the LOC113030483 gene encoding cytokine receptor common subunit gamma-like isoform X1, translated as MMPTRLLLLLCLIGPVFAIEAPDVDCLIINLKNVSCTWNKKGTPKVNYTFYSSFFNKKEKSCPQYLTENNMNIGCIQPCESHDRFMTFNTRLVHGKDRFKETHGLKNRVKLNPPTNLTVLNGSDFNLWFYWNHTSPARLHCVESEVRFRTNNNNWGSSKVSPEIQKYCINSPSGSSRYELQVRNRIDDSCGSSDFWSDWSEPVFWGSNSSIDSDSVPLWMTLLYVVGAITLILLVVMLLQRERLKIILIPAVPKPSPILHDIEDWFQLSKGLKENFKASYNEQVCPVREYNYVSQSDSMNSDDSTSSVSTNQTHCSVSIDVNDAEDLYVPLSSSSSQVPSEEVLQVSD; from the exons ATGATGCCGACGAGACTGCTTCTACTTCTCTGTCTTATCGGACCTGTGTTTGCCATAGAAGCCCCTG ATGTGGATTGCTTGATTAtcaatttgaaaaatgtttcctGTACCTGGAATAAGAAGGGGACACCAAAGGTCAACTACACCTTCTATAGTAG TTTCttcaataagaaagaaaaaagctgccCACAGTATTTGACAGAGAACAACATGAACATTGGATGCATCCAGCCATGTGAGTCTCACGACAGATTCATGACTTTTAACACCAGGCTGGTACATGGCAAGGATAGATTTAAGGAGACACATGGACTTAAAAACCGAG TCAAGTTAAATCCACCAACCAACCTGACTGTTCTCAATGGATCAGACTTTAACTTGTGGTTTTACTGGAACCACACTTCTCCTGCTCGTCTACATTGTGTGGAGAGTGAGGTCCGCTTCAGGACAAACAACAATAACTGGGGG TCCTCTAAAGTTAGCCCCGAGATACAGAAGTACTGCATCAACTCGCCCTCGGGAAGTTCCCGATATGAGCTGCAAGTGCGGAACAGAATAGATGATTCCTGTGGATCGTCTGACTTCTGGAGTGATTGGAGTGAACCTGTGTTCTGGGGATCCAACAGCAGCATAG ACTCTGACTCAGTGCCTCTGTGGATGACATTGCTCTATGTGGTGGGTGCCATCACCCTCATCCTGCTGGTGGTGATGTTACTGCAACGTGAAAG GCTCAAAATCATCCTGATCCCTGCAGTTCCCAAACCATCCCCGATTCTTCATGACATTGAG GACTGGTTTCAGCTCTCCAAAGGTCTGAAAGAAAATTTTAAAGCAAGCTACAATGAGCAGGTCTGCCCTGTGCGTGAGTACAACTACGTCTCCCAGTCTGACAGCATGAACTCTGACGactccacctcctctgtcaGCACCAACCAAACCCACTGCTCTGTGTCCATCGATGTGAACGATGCAGAAGATCTGTACGTCCCCTTGTCCTCTTCCAGCTCCCAAGTTCCATCTGAGGAGGTGCTGCAGGTTTCTGACTAA